The DNA region GGCTCGCGGAACGATGATCCAAACCAATGGAGATGCACCTTTTTATGAATACCGCAACATGTGGGGAACGGAAACCAACCAATCAGGTTTAGGTGGACGAACTACCATTCGTGGTTATAAACAGGATCGTTTTGTGGGACAAACCATGGCTTTTGCTAACTTCGAAATTCGTTGGAAGTTTGCAGAGACTGAGTTTTGGGGACAACACTTTGACTTCCAATTGGTTCCGTTTTATGATGTAGGACGAGTTTGGGATCGTACAGAAGATGCTAATCTTAAAAACTACAAACATTCAAGAGGGATTGGACTTCGTATCCCGTGGAACCAAGCAACTGTTATCTATTTTGATCATGCGATTTCAAATGAAGATAGACAAACATTCATTAACTTTAATCATATTTTTTAGGAGAGCAGAGATTATGAAAAAAATTCAATATTGTTTCGCTCTTTTGGTCTTATCCTTTTTCATGAATTGTGAAATGAAACCAGTAGAGGATATCTACGGTTTAAGCCCTGAAGAAACCAACCAACTCCTTGCTGGAATCCTGGCAAACCAAAGTCTCAGAGACAATGGGAATGGAACCATTTCAGACCCTGTTGCCAACTTAGTATGGCAAAAATGTACGCATGGTCAAGTTTACCGCGCCGGTTTTAATGATTGTTTGGGATCCCCACAAGGTTCTATTTTCAATCCTAATGACGTAGCTCGTGCAGGGGCAGTGCAAGTTGCCTATTGTGATTCCAAAACACATGCTTGTAATTCCATTGCTTTCCCACAGGTGGTACAAGGGACTTCGTCCATTGCCATTGCGGGAGCCAGTGAACTTTATGGAGCCTGCCAAAACAGCAACTACTTAGGGGCAACTTGGCGAGTTCCTACGGTTGTTGAATACCAAAGATTAGTGGTTCCTGGCCGTGCCGCCACCCTCCAATTTTTTCCTTCCACCCAAGAAGATGATTATTGGACAGCTTGGTCAAACAGCGAAGATATCCCTGGAGAAACGGCCCACGCCATTTCTTTCGACAGACAGTCTTATGGGGTAGAGAAGGCGATTGTAAAAACACAAAGGAATTTTGTCCGTTGTGTTCGCACCGGCCCGTAAACTCCGAAAATTCGCATCAATTTCACCACTCTCCTGACCTTTTCAGGAGAGTTTTCGCTTTCCAAAAATCCAATTTCCTACTAATATTTTCTAAGAATCAACCGAAGTACCCATTAGGTGGTTAGGTTTTCATGAGAATAGACGATTCCTCATTCAATCGTATGAATGTAGATCTTTTGAAAGATCGCCGGGTGAGTTATGTTGGTCATGGACAATTAGAATCGGCCCCCGAATCTTTATCCGCGCTTCATGTCATTTCTCATGAACTAGGCCATGCCGCCGAATTCAAAAACCAAGCCTTCCGAGAAGGACGAGATGTCCAAGAAGTTCAAGTCAAAATCAATTATGAACTAAGAGATGGTCGTATGGTGGCGGTGAGTGGCGAGACCCATGCAGTCACTCGTGCAAAATCAAATTCGGAAGAGGATCCTGCTCTTACTCCTTACTCTGACGGAAAGTCAATCAAAGACCTTTTTCAATTAAAAGAGGAAGAAGACAAAAAACCAAATTCGAAAGAGAAAACCAAATTAAATCCAAAAGAGATCATGCAGAAATCTCATGAAAAAGATTTGGAATCAAAAATCAAAGAATTAGAAACAAGGTTAGAGTCAGAGAAAACTAAAAAATCTTCTACGGATGTTCATTCTGCGGAACGTTTGAAAGAAATTGAATCTGAAAAAAAACGGTTGGAAGAAGAAGTAAGACTCCTTCGTGTGAAAGAACAACTGAAAGAAACTTTTGCCCTCCTCACAGACTTCCGTAAAATGATGACTTCCAATTTGTTTGGGATGATGAGTCTTCAAACTGGATCAAATTCAGGTAATTATTTAGACACCTTTGTTTGATCGATCATATTTTCTACGATAAACTCACGTAACTCTCCCACACCTCTTCCCGTTGTCGCCGAAAGATAAAATACTCGAAAGGGAACACCAATTTCATTCATTGCAGCTTCCATATCCGTACGTACACGGTGTTGTTCGCTTTGGTTGAGTTTGTCGATTTTTGTACGAATCACTACGGGTTTGATTTTTTTTTCCATAGCCACTTCAATGGTGGAAAGTTCCTCTTCGGGAAATTCTCTTTGTGAATCACAAAGAATGAATAGAATTTTTAAATTTTGCCAACTATTAAGAAATCCTTCTAAAAGTTTCATCATATCTTTGTGTTCTTTGTGAGAGGCTTTTGAGTAACCAAACCCTGGTAAGTCGATGAGATTAAATCCTTCTTTGGTTCTAAAGATATTGATGAGTTTTGTTTTCCCAGGGGTTTTCGAAACTTTGGCAAGGCCTCTGTGGTTGGAAAGTGCATTGAGTAAACTTGACTTTCCAGAATTGGATCTTCCCATAAATGTAATGGAAGGAACTGAATCCAAATCTTCCTTTTCACTTAAATTTGCGATAGATGTGAAAAATTTAGTTTCGGGAAAGGGGATTTCTTTGGAATACTTATGCATCTAGTTCACCTTTCCAAATAGATTCGTTTCGGATAATTCTTTTCGCTTTTTGAAAACAGAGAAAACAAAATTTGGATGGGTTCCCCTTCAAAATAAAGGATAGGAATGAAAGTTCTTAGGAAAAAAGGAATTCCGTTTTCTCTCATACATTCCGAAATTTCCTTATTTCCTGAGCGAATTTGAATTTTTTGACCATGGTGCCAAGATCCTAGGTTGTATTTTTCCTCTGGATCTGAGAGTTTGAATTTGTTTTGATTCCATTCAATATAAAGAAAATTTCCTTCCCGGTGTGAGACTGCCTTTTTAAAGGCTGGAGATTTTTTATCAATAATGAAAAGGTCACCAAACTTTGATTTGTATAAGAAACAGTTTTTGTTTTCTAAAAAAGCCCTTTCTCCTTCTGATTGTAGATGGAAATTATCAAACCCTGATTTGTATAGAGGGTAATGCCCCAAAAGTTTTAAATGAAAATCGATGAGTTCTTTTTTTGATGATAAATTGAGGCTTGTCCAAGTTTCATGAGGGATTCGAAATAAATGTGGAGTTGGTTTTTGTATGTTTTCTCTTTTTAAATCAAACTGTAAATTAAGTTGGGATCTATCGTGAAAATTCCAATAGGTTTTGTGAAAGTTCCAACTTTCTTTTTCTAAGATGGGAAGTAAGTCCATTCGGAGCCGGTTACGTTTATAAACGGGATCTTTGTTGGATTCATCTTCAAAGATCCGCATGGTTTGAGAAACAAATTGGTAAAGTTGTTCTAATTCTTTATCTTCAAAAAAAACTAAAGGTAAAAAACGTTCCCCGTCAAAGGGAGGAAGAGTATAAAATGCTTTTTTTCCGCCACCTCTTGTTAGGTGTAAAAAAATAGATTCTGTATAATCTTTACAGTGATGGCCAGTAAGGATGATGGATGGAT from Leptospira noumeaensis includes:
- the lsa25 gene encoding surface adhesin Lsa25 translates to MKPVEDIYGLSPEETNQLLAGILANQSLRDNGNGTISDPVANLVWQKCTHGQVYRAGFNDCLGSPQGSIFNPNDVARAGAVQVAYCDSKTHACNSIAFPQVVQGTSSIAIAGASELYGACQNSNYLGATWRVPTVVEYQRLVVPGRAATLQFFPSTQEDDYWTAWSNSEDIPGETAHAISFDRQSYGVEKAIVKTQRNFVRCVRTGP
- the yihA gene encoding ribosome biogenesis GTP-binding protein YihA/YsxC, which translates into the protein MHKYSKEIPFPETKFFTSIANLSEKEDLDSVPSITFMGRSNSGKSSLLNALSNHRGLAKVSKTPGKTKLINIFRTKEGFNLIDLPGFGYSKASHKEHKDMMKLLEGFLNSWQNLKILFILCDSQREFPEEELSTIEVAMEKKIKPVVIRTKIDKLNQSEQHRVRTDMEAAMNEIGVPFRVFYLSATTGRGVGELREFIVENMIDQTKVSK
- a CDS encoding tRNA lysidine(34) synthetase; translation: MIPIFRFNQLPIPFCKKKIPNLSLKLKKGLEETGRLVRYHELKKITDKNPSIILTGHHCKDYTESIFLHLTRGGGKKAFYTLPPFDGERFLPLVFFEDKELEQLYQFVSQTMRIFEDESNKDPVYKRNRLRMDLLPILEKESWNFHKTYWNFHDRSQLNLQFDLKRENIQKPTPHLFRIPHETWTSLNLSSKKELIDFHLKLLGHYPLYKSGFDNFHLQSEGERAFLENKNCFLYKSKFGDLFIIDKKSPAFKKAVSHREGNFLYIEWNQNKFKLSDPEEKYNLGSWHHGQKIQIRSGNKEISECMRENGIPFFLRTFIPILYFEGEPIQILFSLFSKSEKNYPKRIYLER